The following are encoded together in the Aciduricibacillus chroicocephali genome:
- the purE gene encoding 5-(carboxyamino)imidazole ribonucleotide mutase, which produces MAVVGVIMGSISDWETMQHACTVLDELEITYEKDVISAHRTPDDMFKYAKSARERGLKVIIAGAGGAAHLPGMTASQTTLPVIGVPVQSKALNGLDSLLSIVQMPGGVPTATVAIGKAGATNAGLLAAQILGTSDDSIAEKLQKYQSGLKDKVAEMRDDLANR; this is translated from the coding sequence TTGGCAGTTGTAGGCGTCATTATGGGAAGCATTTCAGATTGGGAAACGATGCAGCATGCATGCACAGTGCTGGATGAACTTGAGATTACTTATGAGAAGGATGTTATCAGTGCTCATCGGACACCTGATGATATGTTCAAATATGCGAAGTCAGCACGCGAACGCGGCTTGAAAGTGATTATTGCTGGAGCAGGTGGCGCGGCACATCTTCCTGGGATGACAGCCTCCCAGACGACATTGCCGGTCATCGGTGTTCCAGTCCAATCGAAAGCACTTAATGGCCTTGATTCACTTCTGTCAATCGTTCAAATGCCAGGCGGTGTGCCGACAGCAACGGTAGCAATCGGTAAGGCAGGAGCCACGAATGCAGGTTTGCTTGCAGCCCAAATCCTCGGTACTTCAGATGACTCAATTGCAGAGAAACTGCAAAAATATCAATCAGGCTTGAAAGATAAAGTTGCAGAAATGAGGGATGATCTTGCAAACAGATAA
- the purK gene encoding 5-(carboxyamino)imidazole ribonucleotide synthase: MQTDKQKLTILPPQTIGIIGGGQLGRMMALAARHMGYGIAVLDPTPNCPTAQVADIHIEAAYDDMDGIRKLTEVSDVITYEFENVDLEAAAYIEAQGKLPQGARALEVTQNRKREKELIRDLGLPVPEFAIVESAEEAKEALSTFVLPAVIKTCRGGYDGKGQVKIESAQDFAEAIELADKQSPCIIEQWIPFEREISAVFTRSQDGDIEFFPIAENDHRDHILYKTTVPANVSGQVIERAKAAAGLLADEMDIVGTFTVEMFVRGEDIFLNEMAPRPHNSGHYTIEACNISQFAQHVRAICGLPLMPVRLLGDTVMINVLGEDLPGVLRAMPLSEDAFVHLYGKAEPKDKRKMGHVTFLAETKEQLERMINDYEKATQN, from the coding sequence TTGCAAACAGATAAACAGAAACTCACCATATTGCCACCTCAGACAATTGGAATTATCGGTGGGGGCCAGTTGGGAAGAATGATGGCCCTAGCTGCTCGTCATATGGGATATGGCATTGCTGTACTTGATCCGACTCCGAACTGTCCGACAGCACAAGTTGCGGACATTCATATAGAAGCTGCTTATGATGACATGGACGGGATTCGCAAGCTTACGGAAGTGAGTGACGTCATTACATACGAATTCGAGAATGTTGACCTCGAAGCAGCGGCCTACATTGAAGCGCAGGGCAAACTTCCTCAAGGGGCGCGCGCGCTTGAAGTGACTCAGAATCGTAAGCGAGAAAAGGAATTGATCCGAGATCTCGGCCTTCCTGTTCCCGAGTTCGCGATTGTTGAAAGTGCTGAAGAGGCAAAAGAGGCACTCTCAACATTCGTACTTCCAGCAGTCATCAAGACTTGTCGCGGAGGGTATGACGGCAAAGGTCAAGTGAAAATTGAATCAGCTCAGGACTTTGCTGAAGCAATTGAGCTTGCTGATAAGCAGTCACCATGCATCATTGAGCAGTGGATTCCTTTTGAACGTGAAATCTCTGCCGTATTTACGAGATCACAAGATGGTGACATTGAATTTTTCCCGATTGCGGAGAATGACCATCGCGACCACATCCTATATAAAACGACAGTTCCAGCTAATGTGAGTGGACAAGTTATTGAACGTGCAAAAGCAGCAGCAGGTCTTCTTGCTGACGAGATGGATATCGTCGGGACATTTACTGTTGAGATGTTTGTGAGAGGCGAAGACATCTTCTTGAATGAGATGGCTCCGCGACCGCATAATTCAGGTCACTACACAATAGAAGCTTGCAATATATCACAATTTGCACAGCATGTTCGCGCTATCTGTGGATTACCGCTCATGCCGGTTCGACTTCTTGGTGACACTGTCATGATTAACGTTCTCGGAGAAGACTTGCCAGGTGTACTTCGGGCGATGCCGCTTTCTGAAGATGCTTTTGTCCATCTTTATGGAAAAGCGGAACCGAAAGATAAACGAAAAATGGGCCATGTCACGTTCCTGGCTGAAACAAAAGAACAGCTGGAACGCATGATCAATGATTACGAGAAAGCAACACAAAATTAA